CTGGATTACGGCAAGATACGCTGCAATTTGCTTGATCAAAAAGGTCTTTCCCGTGCCGGCATACCCTTTCAGGATAAAAACGCGTTCAGGGCCTGCCATAAAGGAATACAGGGCATCAAAAACAGCCAGTTGCTGATGTGTTAAACCTTGTTGGAACTGTGTATTTCTATGCATGGCATCTTTCATAGTCCGCGTCCTCTACATTCATCCAAATGGCAAATCATCGCCATCATCCTTCCACCATTCAATATCAGGCGATTCATCCTTTGTATGTTTTTTCGAGCCGTCCTGCAAAGCGGGATTATCTTTTTCAAGTTTCCACGCAACCAGATCAACATAATACCGCCCCTTGTATTCGCTTCCTCGTAAATCAAATGTCACGCTGACCATATCGCCAGTGACCAATCCCTCCAAAATCGATATCCTTTCCTTCATCGTCGTAATTTTAATCAGTAATTCTAATTATAATCAAAATCTTGCCCGAGATGCTCGTTTGCATGGTAATAGAAGTGCAGGGAAAAAGAGAGCGTCACCTATGGATTTAACA
This Spartobacteria bacterium DNA region includes the following protein-coding sequences:
- a CDS encoding DUF3127 domain-containing protein, which translates into the protein MIKITTMKERISILEGLVTGDMVSVTFDLRGSEYKGRYYVDLVAWKLEKDNPALQDGSKKHTKDESPDIEWWKDDGDDLPFG